A single window of Flavobacterium sp. 140616W15 DNA harbors:
- a CDS encoding co-chaperone YbbN → MSKFGELINAQVPVLIDFYTDWNESSVSMHPVIKDVAAALGDKAKVIKIDVDKNQELADALRIKGLPTLMIYKEGQMIWRQSGELDANTIIGIVQEQL, encoded by the coding sequence ATGTCAAAATTTGGAGAACTTATAAATGCTCAAGTTCCAGTGTTAATAGATTTTTACACCGATTGGAACGAATCATCTGTGTCAATGCATCCTGTAATTAAAGATGTTGCAGCTGCGCTAGGCGATAAAGCCAAGGTGATTAAAATAGATGTGGATAAAAATCAGGAATTAGCCGATGCTCTTAGAATTAAAGGCCTTCCTACTTTGATGATATACAAAGAAGGTCAAATGATTTGGAGGCAATCCGGCGAATTAGATGCAAATACTATTATTGGGATTGTACAAGAACAACTCTAA
- a CDS encoding polysaccharide deacetylase family protein yields the protein MSFYWIKTNKLIKHFFSNYYWDIPNKENKIYLTFDDGPTPEITEWVLSELKKRNAKASFFCIGNNIEKHPEIFKKIIEEGHSIGNHTFDHLKGWKTTTETYLNNSLLCDKQIQESSSKTIQPKIFRPPYGKITKSQSTQLRQLGYKIIMWDVLSADFDRSISPEKCLQNVIKNVKSGSIIVFHDSIKASQNLKFTLPKTLDYLKENNFIFDVIY from the coding sequence ATGAGTTTTTATTGGATTAAAACAAATAAGCTAATCAAACATTTTTTTTCAAACTATTATTGGGACATCCCTAATAAAGAGAACAAAATATATTTGACTTTTGATGACGGCCCTACTCCCGAAATCACTGAATGGGTTTTATCTGAATTAAAAAAACGAAACGCCAAAGCCTCTTTCTTCTGTATTGGGAATAATATAGAAAAACACCCTGAAATTTTCAAAAAAATAATCGAAGAAGGTCATAGTATAGGGAATCATACTTTCGACCATTTAAAAGGATGGAAAACTACCACGGAGACCTATTTAAACAATAGCCTCTTATGCGATAAACAAATTCAAGAATCTTCTTCTAAAACCATTCAGCCAAAGATTTTCCGTCCTCCTTATGGAAAAATAACAAAATCACAATCAACTCAATTACGCCAATTGGGATATAAGATAATAATGTGGGATGTTTTAAGCGCAGATTTTGATCGAAGTATATCTCCTGAAAAATGCTTACAGAATGTAATCAAAAATGTAAAATCTGGAAGCATAATTGTTTTTCACGATAGCATAAAAGCATCGCAAAATCTTAAATTTACATTACCAAAAACATTAGATTATCTAAAGGAAAACAATTTTATATTTGATGTTATTTATTAG